The Nitrospirota bacterium genomic interval GCGTTCGACTGCGTGTCGGATCATTGAAGGGAAGTCCCCGAGATGCGAGCGCGGTTCGGGAACGGCTCTCCGGCGTCCCGGGCATCGATCGAGTCGAGGCCAGCCCGCTCACTGGAACGGTGTTGATCGAGTACGATCCTGACCTCTCTGAGTCGTTCGACTTTTACGCTTCGGTCGCGAACGCCTTCGGGGTGTCGTTGGCTGAATTCTCTCCCGACATCCTCTCATTATTGGATGGCGCTCACCGGAACGGAGCGTCTGCGAGCACGCGGTCCGCTTTCCTGGGATCCGAGCGGATGCGCCTCCTGGTCCCGCTGGCGCTGTTCGCGCTGGGAGTGCGGAGCCTTCTCGTTTCGGAGAAGCTGACATTTCCCGCCTGGCACGACTACTTTTGGTTCGCGTTCGGCTCCTTTTTCATGCTGAACCGCGATACACCGACACAAGCTTGATCGGAACCGCGGCCTTGAACAAGGCCTTTCGCAAGAAGAGAAAAGGAGGCATAGGTGTCCGTTTCCGCTCAGCCCTCATCCTTCCGCCGCCGTTCGCGCCTGAAATTGCCGATCATCACGACAGAGCCCCTGCTGGCGGCGCGGGTCGAGAGTCTTCTTCGACGGCTTCCGGGAATCGGAAGCGTCGCCGCCGATCCGGTTTCCGGCTGTGTGACAATCACATACGACCGGTCGATCTGGACCACCGAAAAATTGCGCCATTTTTTGAGCCAAAACGGCGGTCCGAACCTCCCCGGCATCAACGGCGCGTCGAAAGCTGCGACAGTTCCTCGCCGGACCACGCGACGCGCGCGCCCTATCGGAGCCGTCTCCTCCGACGGTTCGGCTCGTTCCCGGGAAGCGGTTCACCGCGCCGCGTCGCATGACCGCTCCGCGGCGGCTTCCGCCGACCCTTCCACTCGAGCGACGACCGAATCGCAACGGTCAGCCGCCATTGGAGCGGCTTCCGGTGATCTTGGTCCGGTGACGCTCATCCATGCGATCAAAGGGCGCCTTCGCGTTCGTGTGCCAAGGCTGAAGAGCGACGACCGGCTGGCCGACCGATTACGGTTCGTTCTGGAAGATCGACCGGGGATCATCGATGTTCAGGTCAATCAAGGGTGCGCGAGCGTCACCCTGACGTATGATCCGGCGGCGGTCACACCGGACAGCGTGCTCGAAACGGTGCGAGGCCTTTCCCGTCGAGAACTGCGCGACTACCAAGGCAACGACAGTCGCCGGACGAAACCGGCGACCGAGGCTTCCCAGGGATCGGGACTCGAGCTGCTGCTCTCGACCGCCGGCATCGCGCTCGGGTTCCTGGCGGAGTCGGCGGCGGCGCCGCTGGTGCCGTTCCTGCTGCTGGGAAGTACGCTGCCGATGCTGGGTCGTGCCTATGACGCCTTTGCGCGGAAGGGCACCTTGAACGTGGACGTCCTCGATGCGTCCGCCGCCGCGGTGCTGACCGTACAAGGACAATTGTCGATGGCGCTTTTTATGGTCTGGCTCGTGAACTTGGGAGACTACATCCGCGACGCGACGCTCGCGCAGGCTCAGGACGCGGTCAAGGCGGTGCTCGCCTACCGGAAATCCCCGGCTTGGGTGCTCCGCGAGAACGTCAAGGTTCAGGTCATGGTCGATCAGATCAATGCGGGGGAGACGGTGGTCGCGTACCCGGGAGAACGGATACCGGTGGACGGAACGGTGATCTCGGGCAAGGCGGCCGTCGATCAACAGACGTTGACCGGAGAATCGTCGCCCGTCGAGAAAGGGGAGGGCGATCCCGTGTACGCGGCGACGGTCGTCTGCGACGGGAAACTGTACATCCGAGCGGAGCGAATCGGCGATCAGACGGAGGCGGCAAAGATCGTTCGGCTGGTGGAGGAGGCTCCCGTCCAGGAAACACGGATACAAAACTACGCCGAGCGCTGGGCCAACGACCTCGTCCCGTACAGTTTCATGGTCGCCGGCGCCTCCGCGGTCCTGAGCGGGTCGCTCCAGCGTGCGGCCTCTGTGCTGATCGTCGACTACGGTACGGGCATCCGGATCGCTGCGCCGACCGCGGTGTTGGCATCCATGACCAAAGCCGTCAGACACGGCCTCCTCATCAAGGGCGGACGATATTTGGAGCGACTCGCGGAGGTGGACGCCGTGGTGTTCGACAAAACGGGCACCCTGACGATGGGCGCTCCGGAGGTCATGCACGTGGCGTCGTGCGGCCGGTGGTCGTCCGGCGAGATGCTGGTGCTGGCGGCGGCATCGGAGCGACGTTTGACCCATCCGGTCGCGCAGGCCGTCGTCAAAGCGGCCGCCGCGCGCGGACTCGACATTCCTGAACGCACGGCGTCGAAGTATGTAATCGGCCTCGGCGTACAGGCGCAAGTCGACGGACGGATCGTTCACGTCGGCTGCCGGCGGTTCATGACCCATCACGCCATTGAAGTCCCGCGGGAGGTCGACGCCGATCTGCGGGAATGGGAGCACCGAGCGCTGTCCCCCATTTGCGTCGCCGTGAACGGCTCGCTCGCCGGGGTGCTGGCCTGTGCCGATCCGCTTCGGCCCGACGCCGAGGCGGTCGTCCGCCGGCTCAGGGATCTCGGCGTGAAGGACTGCATCATGGTCACCGGCGATCACCAGCGAGTGGCGCGTCACGTCGCGGAGCGGGTCGGCATCACGCGCTATGTGGCCGAAGCGTTGCCGGAGCAGAAGGTCTCGGTGGTGAAAGACCTTCAGGCAAAAGGACGTACGGTCGCCGTTGTGGGGGACGGGATCAATGATTCCCCGGCCCTTGCGCATGCCGATGTGGGCATCGCCGTCGACGGCGGAGCCGACATAGCCAGGGAAACGGCGCAAGTCGTCCTCATCAACGGCGGGTTATGGAAGGTTCCGGTCGCCGTCGAAATCGGCCGGGA includes:
- a CDS encoding HMA2 domain-containing protein, which translates into the protein MRGVAPCIPHEGRWKSERKDMIRADDISLVHALPGRVRLRVGSLKGSPRDASAVRERLSGVPGIDRVEASPLTGTVLIEYDPDLSESFDFYASVANAFGVSLAEFSPDILSLLDGAHRNGASASTRSAFLGSERMRLLVPLALFALGVRSLLVSEKLTFPAWHDYFWFAFGSFFMLNRDTPTQA
- a CDS encoding heavy metal translocating P-type ATPase, with the protein product MSVSAQPSSFRRRSRLKLPIITTEPLLAARVESLLRRLPGIGSVAADPVSGCVTITYDRSIWTTEKLRHFLSQNGGPNLPGINGASKAATVPRRTTRRARPIGAVSSDGSARSREAVHRAASHDRSAAASADPSTRATTESQRSAAIGAASGDLGPVTLIHAIKGRLRVRVPRLKSDDRLADRLRFVLEDRPGIIDVQVNQGCASVTLTYDPAAVTPDSVLETVRGLSRRELRDYQGNDSRRTKPATEASQGSGLELLLSTAGIALGFLAESAAAPLVPFLLLGSTLPMLGRAYDAFARKGTLNVDVLDASAAAVLTVQGQLSMALFMVWLVNLGDYIRDATLAQAQDAVKAVLAYRKSPAWVLRENVKVQVMVDQINAGETVVAYPGERIPVDGTVISGKAAVDQQTLTGESSPVEKGEGDPVYAATVVCDGKLYIRAERIGDQTEAAKIVRLVEEAPVQETRIQNYAERWANDLVPYSFMVAGASAVLSGSLQRAASVLIVDYGTGIRIAAPTAVLASMTKAVRHGLLIKGGRYLERLAEVDAVVFDKTGTLTMGAPEVMHVASCGRWSSGEMLVLAAASERRLTHPVAQAVVKAAAARGLDIPERTASKYVIGLGVQAQVDGRIVHVGCRRFMTHHAIEVPREVDADLREWEHRALSPICVAVNGSLAGVLACADPLRPDAEAVVRRLRDLGVKDCIMVTGDHQRVARHVAERVGITRYVAEALPEQKVSVVKDLQAKGRTVAVVGDGINDSPALAHADVGIAVDGGADIARETAQVVLINGGLWKVPVAVEIGREATDLIRRNWSIISLPNTVALGLSVFGLLGPGAATLLSNGSAILATANALRPLLDRVQDRD